One region of Chloroflexota bacterium genomic DNA includes:
- a CDS encoding pyridoxal phosphate-dependent aminotransferase, with protein MPISDNVSKRMMEGSWIRRMFEEGANLKKRYGEENVFDLSIGNPVMEPPPELNQELKKLMKKPMPGMHRYMENAGYADTRAAVAVQLSHETGIKFCGNDIVMTCGAAGGMNVVLKTILNPGDEVIVFAPYFMEFGNYIDNHGGVIRVLPTNEHFIPKLDALEAAITAKTKGVIINSPNNPTGVVYSQDFVRQLGELLRRKEAQYGTQVFLISDEAYRKIIYDGLPYPPVFHHYRHSIVVTSHSKDLALPGERIGYIAIHPDCSQREELVNGFVFCNRVLGFVNAPALMQHLVKNLQHITVSVADYQKKRDFLYGNLVDMGYSVVKPQGAFYMFPKSPLKDDVDFVNELRQWNVLVVPGRGFGTPGYFRISYCVGDKTLKGSLAGFKKAAKKFKLC; from the coding sequence GTGCCAATCTCAGATAATGTCAGCAAACGTATGATGGAGGGGTCGTGGATACGGAGGATGTTTGAAGAAGGGGCGAATCTCAAAAAGCGCTACGGCGAGGAGAATGTTTTCGACCTTTCTATAGGCAATCCGGTCATGGAGCCGCCGCCTGAGTTGAACCAGGAATTGAAGAAGCTGATGAAAAAACCCATGCCCGGGATGCATAGATACATGGAGAACGCCGGTTATGCGGACACAAGGGCTGCCGTGGCGGTTCAGCTCTCACATGAAACCGGTATCAAATTCTGCGGAAATGACATTGTCATGACCTGCGGTGCTGCCGGAGGCATGAACGTGGTGCTGAAGACAATACTGAATCCCGGAGACGAGGTGATTGTGTTCGCTCCTTACTTTATGGAGTTTGGCAACTACATAGACAACCACGGTGGGGTTATCAGGGTTTTGCCTACAAATGAACACTTTATACCGAAGCTCGATGCTCTGGAAGCTGCCATTACGGCTAAAACAAAGGGTGTAATTATTAATTCTCCCAATAACCCAACCGGCGTTGTCTATAGCCAGGACTTTGTGCGCCAGCTTGGCGAACTGCTCCGTAGGAAAGAGGCGCAATACGGGACGCAGGTTTTTCTTATAAGCGACGAGGCATACCGGAAAATTATATATGACGGATTACCATACCCTCCCGTTTTCCATCATTATCGTCACAGTATAGTTGTAACCTCTCATTCTAAAGACCTGGCGCTCCCCGGTGAGCGTATCGGCTATATCGCCATACATCCGGATTGTAGCCAGCGTGAGGAGCTGGTGAATGGCTTCGTTTTCTGTAACCGGGTATTGGGATTTGTCAACGCACCTGCCTTGATGCAGCACTTGGTAAAGAACCTGCAGCATATCACTGTCTCGGTAGCCGATTATCAGAAGAAGAGGGATTTTTTATACGGCAATCTTGTTGACATGGGCTATTCGGTGGTAAAGCCACAGGGGGCTTTCTATATGTTTCCTAAGTCCCCGCTGAAGGACGACGTTGACTTTGTCAACGAATTGCGACAGTGGAATGTGTTGGTTGTGCCCGGTCGGGGCTTTGGCACGCCGGGATATTTTCGCATCTCGTACTGCGTTGGCGACAAAACCTTGAAAGGTTCGCTGGCCGGCTTCAAAAAAGCGGCTAAAAAATTTAAACTGTGTTAG
- a CDS encoding long-chain fatty acid--CoA ligase — protein sequence MVARETIPQLIKSNYENWGQRTAMSRKYRGVWRQYNWKECYEKVKYFSLGLISLGFKPGDVLCIIGDNEPEWFWGEFAAQAAGGIATGIFVDAIPSEVKYVAAHSGAKFALVNDQEQTDKFLEIKDELPSLKKVIYWDPKGLKNYDDPILISFAEVVEMGGKYEKKHPKLFEQNLKKGKGGDNAFIYYTSGTTGLPKGAVLTHKALINTAQGFVSRFPLTENDDLVSNFPPAWVGDSFFATIPHLLTGAKLNFPEEPETIAEDTREVGPEFVIYGPRQWESLVSEIQVKMTDANPIKRFFYRLFMPVGYKIADISFEDKTPGLLWRALHGVAHAFLFRPLKDKLGLSKVRLAVTGSSVLSLDTFRLIHAIGIELRQNYASTEAGFISSHGKREIDFQSVGRPAAGVEVRLTNEGELLVRSDCLFKEYYKDPEKTTAVVVNGWCRTGDAVNINDAGHLIFMDRLEHMGELASGTRYAPQYIEGRLRFSPYIKDAMVVGGKDREFVCAMVNMDFAMVGKWAERNSIPYTTFVDLSQKKEVADLVQKDLVRVNSYLPEASRVKKFVLLHKEFDPDEAELTRTRKLRRDFMEQRYKDLIDAMYSDKKSVIVEAPITYRDGRKGVVSTDIYVRKVN from the coding sequence ATGGTGGCTAGAGAGACAATACCGCAACTTATCAAGAGCAACTACGAGAACTGGGGGCAGAGAACTGCCATGTCCAGGAAGTACCGTGGCGTCTGGCGGCAGTATAACTGGAAAGAATGCTACGAAAAAGTGAAATATTTTTCCCTGGGGCTGATAAGCCTCGGCTTTAAGCCTGGAGATGTGCTCTGCATAATCGGCGATAATGAGCCTGAATGGTTCTGGGGAGAATTCGCGGCTCAAGCCGCCGGCGGTATCGCCACCGGAATTTTCGTTGATGCTATTCCTTCTGAGGTTAAATATGTTGCCGCTCACTCAGGCGCTAAGTTCGCCCTGGTTAATGACCAGGAGCAGACCGATAAATTCCTGGAGATTAAAGATGAGCTGCCTTCACTGAAGAAAGTTATTTACTGGGACCCGAAAGGCTTGAAAAACTACGATGACCCCATCTTAATCAGCTTCGCCGAAGTAGTAGAAATGGGCGGAAAATATGAGAAAAAGCATCCGAAATTATTTGAGCAGAATTTGAAGAAGGGGAAGGGTGGCGACAATGCCTTTATTTACTACACATCAGGTACTACCGGCTTGCCCAAAGGGGCAGTGCTTACCCATAAAGCGCTGATAAATACCGCACAAGGGTTTGTCAGTCGTTTTCCGCTAACGGAGAACGATGATTTAGTCTCCAACTTTCCGCCGGCATGGGTGGGCGATAGTTTCTTTGCCACTATTCCCCATCTGCTTACCGGAGCCAAGCTTAATTTCCCCGAAGAGCCGGAGACCATCGCTGAAGATACTCGGGAGGTCGGCCCTGAATTTGTCATATATGGCCCGCGTCAGTGGGAGAGCCTGGTCAGTGAGATTCAAGTGAAAATGACCGATGCTAATCCTATAAAGCGCTTCTTCTACAGACTGTTCATGCCGGTAGGCTATAAGATTGCTGACATTAGCTTCGAGGACAAAACACCGGGTTTGTTGTGGCGGGCGCTTCATGGGGTAGCGCATGCATTTCTGTTCCGACCGCTTAAGGATAAGCTGGGATTAAGCAAGGTCAGGTTGGCTGTTACCGGCAGCTCTGTGTTGAGCCTGGATACCTTTCGCCTCATCCATGCCATAGGCATTGAGCTCAGGCAGAACTATGCCAGCACCGAAGCCGGCTTTATCTCGTCTCATGGTAAGAGAGAGATTGACTTCCAGAGTGTAGGCAGGCCGGCAGCGGGCGTGGAAGTCAGGTTAACTAATGAAGGGGAATTGCTGGTCAGAAGTGATTGCCTCTTCAAAGAATACTATAAAGACCCGGAGAAGACGACGGCTGTAGTGGTAAACGGGTGGTGTCGGACCGGGGATGCAGTCAATATAAATGACGCGGGACACTTAATATTTATGGACCGGCTGGAGCACATGGGAGAGCTGGCTTCCGGCACCAGGTATGCGCCTCAGTATATCGAGGGCAGGCTTAGGTTCAGCCCCTACATTAAGGATGCCATGGTTGTGGGTGGCAAGGATAGAGAGTTCGTCTGTGCCATGGTGAACATGGATTTTGCTATGGTAGGCAAGTGGGCTGAGCGCAATAGCATTCCCTATACCACTTTCGTTGACCTGTCTCAGAAAAAAGAGGTTGCTGATTTGGTGCAGAAAGACCTGGTTCGTGTGAACAGCTATTTACCGGAGGCATCCAGGGTTAAGAAATTCGTCCTGTTGCATAAGGAGTTCGACCCCGATGAAGCTGAGCTTACTCGGACCAGAAAACTGAGAAGGGACTTTATGGAGCAACGGTACAAGGATTTAATCGACGCCATGTACAGCGATAAAAAGAGCGTGATTGTAGAGGCGCCGATAACATACAGGGACGGTAGAAAAGGTGTGGTGAGCACAGATATCTATGTTAGAAAGGTGAACTGA
- a CDS encoding MaoC family dehydratase has translation MLPEEVTKFIGKSTGVVVCEVEKGAVKKFADAVDDPTPFYWDEKYARNSKSIYVKISPIILFRYLCSSSSEFASAR, from the coding sequence ATGCTGCCAGAAGAGGTGACCAAATTCATCGGGAAAAGCACTGGCGTTGTGGTTTGCGAGGTGGAGAAGGGGGCTGTTAAGAAGTTCGCCGATGCCGTAGACGACCCGACTCCATTCTACTGGGACGAAAAATACGCCAGAAATTCGAAAAGTATATATGTTAAAATTTCGCCGATTATTCTTTTCCGGTATCTCTGCTCCAGTAGCTCTGAGTTTGCTTCAGCACGGTAA
- a CDS encoding branched-chain amino acid ABC transporter permease: protein MAELLQYTITGIAVGMVYALIALGFALIWKSSSVANLALGQLVLISSWFTYGMLVQAKLPYWIGFPLTILFAIFLGWMIERFTLRPLIAQPILALITVTLGVGYFLEGVVTFIWPMSVAALPRLFPQEPVHIGPAVVSQEYIWAAGISLLLFGILSLFFKYHKMGIAMRATADDQMAVQACAIPVTSVFSMSWIFACVVAAIGGVLVSSIGGITFGLVETGLKSFSVVILGGLDSFIGCMVAGPIIGLCENLGGGYLTPLIGPGIKDIIPFIIIIIVMIVKPYGLFGETRIERI, encoded by the coding sequence ATGGCAGAATTGCTTCAATATACGATTACTGGCATAGCCGTGGGCATGGTTTATGCTCTTATTGCTCTGGGTTTTGCCTTAATCTGGAAGTCCAGCAGTGTGGCAAATCTGGCTTTAGGACAGCTTGTGTTGATTTCCTCCTGGTTCACCTACGGTATGCTAGTGCAGGCGAAGTTACCCTACTGGATTGGCTTCCCCCTGACCATACTTTTTGCCATATTTCTCGGCTGGATGATTGAAAGATTCACTTTGCGCCCCCTGATTGCTCAACCTATCCTGGCGCTAATCACAGTGACCTTGGGAGTAGGCTACTTTCTCGAGGGTGTGGTCACTTTTATCTGGCCTATGAGCGTGGCCGCTTTGCCTCGCCTTTTCCCACAGGAGCCGGTTCATATTGGTCCAGCGGTAGTTTCTCAGGAGTATATTTGGGCGGCGGGAATATCGCTGCTTCTCTTCGGCATATTATCCTTGTTCTTCAAGTATCACAAGATGGGTATTGCCATGCGGGCGACAGCCGATGACCAGATGGCGGTTCAAGCCTGTGCTATTCCGGTGACCAGTGTCTTTTCTATGTCATGGATTTTCGCCTGTGTAGTAGCCGCCATCGGCGGCGTTCTGGTATCCAGCATCGGCGGCATTACCTTTGGTCTGGTTGAAACCGGGTTGAAATCGTTCTCGGTGGTGATACTTGGCGGCCTGGATTCCTTCATCGGCTGCATGGTGGCTGGACCGATAATAGGGCTGTGCGAGAACCTCGGCGGTGGCTATCTCACTCCGCTGATTGGTCCTGGAATTAAAGACATCATCCCGTTCATTATCATAATAATCGTTATGATTGTTAAGCCTTACGGCCTATTTGGAGAGACACGTATAGAGAGGATATAA
- a CDS encoding indolepyruvate oxidoreductase, whose product MKKRDLLMVGMGGQGIVLASDILGEVALAAGYDVKKTDTLGMAQRGGSVVSHVRIADKVWSPLIKEGEVDLLVAFEKLEAARWSYYLREGSVAIVNNQSTPPLSVSLGTHRYPGDKDIEDTLKRWAGRVCFVNGTHKAEKLGDLRTLNMLMLGCVSSFLPIDVDIWKDCISQRLSPNILKMNMAAFDQGREEMSSANLR is encoded by the coding sequence GTGAAAAAGCGAGATTTGCTTATGGTGGGCATGGGTGGGCAGGGTATAGTTTTGGCGAGCGACATATTGGGCGAGGTAGCTCTGGCTGCTGGATATGATGTCAAGAAAACAGATACGCTTGGCATGGCGCAACGAGGAGGCAGTGTGGTAAGTCATGTGCGGATAGCTGATAAGGTGTGGTCTCCTTTAATAAAAGAGGGCGAGGTTGACCTTCTGGTCGCTTTTGAGAAATTAGAGGCGGCTAGATGGAGCTACTACCTGCGTGAGGGCAGTGTGGCGATTGTCAATAATCAGTCAACGCCTCCACTGTCTGTAAGTTTGGGAACTCATCGCTATCCTGGCGATAAAGATATAGAGGACACTTTGAAGCGATGGGCAGGCCGCGTTTGTTTTGTTAACGGAACACATAAGGCTGAAAAGTTGGGGGATCTCAGGACGCTCAATATGCTTATGCTGGGCTGTGTGTCGTCCTTTCTGCCCATTGATGTTGATATTTGGAAAGATTGTATTTCTCAACGGCTATCACCGAATATCCTGAAAATGAACATGGCTGCCTTTGACCAAGGTAGGGAGGAGATGTCAAGTGCCAATCTCAGATAA
- a CDS encoding site-specific DNA-methyltransferase — METNVLYYGDNLEILRKYIPDNSIDLIYLDPPFNSKATYNVLFKEPSGAPSQAQIAAFDDTWHWGNESERIFQEIIMHAPVNTAELITAFRNFIHQNDMMAYLVMMCIRLIELRRVLKNSGSIYLHCDPTASHYLKLLMDVVFNPKNFRNEIVWKRTTTVKGNVGQGSKLWGQTIDSLLFYTKTDNYIFNQPFVDYSEEYKTKAYRYTEPETGRRYRLVSMIGPGGASKGNPSYEVMGVTRYWRYSQKKMQELIDKGVVIQPSPKAVPHRKYYLDEGKGVSIQSLWTDIPNLQAADAERLGYPTQKPETLLERIIRASSKEGNIILDPFCGCGTALVAAQKLNRTWIGIDITHLAIGIMKWRLDKIFPGIKYKVIGEPKDLGGAKELAKNNKFEFQWWVVSLAGGQPYGDKKKGADTGIDGYLYFMDEKDKVKKAIISVKGGSTSVKDIRDLGHVIDREKAEMGIFLTLEKPTRPMEVEAIGKGFYHSPLGKDYPRMQILMIEELLNDKRPDIPPWIAPIQAPPKHKHEKGKTAKLL; from the coding sequence ATGGAAACCAATGTTCTTTACTACGGCGATAATTTGGAAATCCTACGCAAATATATTCCGGATAATTCAATAGATTTAATATATCTCGACCCGCCTTTTAATAGCAAGGCAACTTATAATGTTTTGTTTAAAGAACCATCAGGAGCTCCTTCACAGGCCCAAATAGCAGCTTTTGATGATACTTGGCATTGGGGCAATGAATCAGAGCGAATATTTCAAGAAATAATAATGCATGCTCCTGTAAATACGGCAGAATTGATAACAGCCTTCAGGAATTTTATTCACCAGAATGACATGATGGCTTATCTTGTAATGATGTGCATTAGGCTCATAGAGTTAAGACGGGTACTAAAAAACTCAGGTTCCATATATTTACATTGTGACCCTACAGCGAGCCATTATCTAAAACTACTGATGGATGTCGTATTTAATCCTAAAAACTTCCGTAACGAAATTGTGTGGAAACGCACTACAACAGTAAAAGGCAATGTGGGGCAAGGTAGTAAATTATGGGGGCAAACAATTGATTCATTACTATTCTATACAAAGACAGACAATTATATTTTCAATCAACCTTTTGTAGACTATTCTGAAGAATACAAGACAAAAGCATATCGATATACCGAACCTGAAACTGGGCGTCGTTATCGCTTAGTAAGTATGATTGGCCCCGGTGGTGCATCTAAAGGAAATCCTAGTTACGAAGTTATGGGTGTAACTCGCTACTGGCGTTATTCACAAAAGAAAATGCAGGAATTAATAGATAAAGGAGTGGTGATACAACCGAGTCCAAAAGCTGTACCACATCGTAAATATTATTTAGACGAGGGAAAAGGTGTATCAATCCAATCTCTATGGACAGATATACCGAATTTGCAGGCTGCTGATGCAGAGCGACTCGGTTACCCCACACAAAAACCTGAAACTCTATTGGAAAGAATTATCCGAGCAAGCTCAAAAGAAGGAAATATTATTCTTGACCCCTTCTGTGGTTGTGGCACAGCATTGGTAGCAGCACAAAAACTAAACCGAACATGGATTGGTATTGATATAACACATTTAGCAATAGGTATAATGAAATGGCGTTTAGATAAAATCTTTCCTGGGATTAAATATAAAGTCATTGGTGAACCTAAAGACTTAGGGGGGGCAAAAGAACTAGCAAAGAATAATAAATTTGAATTTCAATGGTGGGTAGTATCACTTGCAGGTGGCCAACCTTATGGGGATAAGAAAAAAGGTGCTGATACAGGTATAGATGGCTATTTGTATTTTATGGACGAAAAAGATAAGGTAAAAAAAGCAATAATATCGGTCAAAGGTGGCAGCACCTCTGTAAAAGATATTAGAGATTTGGGGCATGTCATTGACAGAGAAAAAGCAGAGATGGGCATATTTCTCACATTAGAAAAACCCACCAGACCTATGGAAGTTGAAGCAATTGGAAAAGGATTCTATCATTCACCTTTAGGTAAAGATTACCCAAGGATGCAAATTTTAATGATAGAGGAATTATTAAACGATAAGAGGCCAGATATTCCACCTTGGATAGCCCCCATCCAAGCACCACCTAAACACAAACATGAAAAAGGTAAAACTGCCAAGTTATTGTAG
- the aroF gene encoding 3-deoxy-7-phosphoheptulonate synthase, whose protein sequence is MIVEMRTGAAQQEVDDVVQRAKKLGLGVQLNLGTNKTVVALLGPNTGQLPIDTFAVLPGVERVTRIMKPYKLAARDFKSEDTVVSVNGVKIGGKRIVVMAGPCAVEGEKQLMAAAMVVKEAGACILRGGAYKPRTSPFAFQGLEELGLDLLRQTKAQFGMPVVTEVVAPHDVARVSQYADILQVGARNMQNYALLTEIGKSKCPVLLKRGLSATVTEWLTAADYLLAGGNDQVILCERGIRTFEDSTRFSLDIGSIPVIKKSSHLPLIVDPSHAAGHYSLVPALAKAAIAAGADGLLIEAHPNPKEALVDGLQSLTPSDFARLMKELKSIAEAVGRYI, encoded by the coding sequence ATGATAGTTGAAATGAGGACAGGCGCTGCTCAGCAAGAGGTAGACGACGTAGTGCAGCGGGCTAAGAAGCTGGGGCTGGGTGTCCAGTTGAATCTGGGCACCAACAAGACGGTTGTAGCTCTGCTGGGGCCCAATACCGGCCAGTTGCCTATAGACACTTTTGCCGTTCTCCCCGGTGTGGAACGTGTTACCAGGATTATGAAACCCTACAAGCTCGCCGCTCGGGATTTCAAGTCGGAGGACACCGTAGTTTCTGTTAATGGGGTTAAAATCGGCGGTAAGCGCATCGTGGTCATGGCTGGCCCCTGTGCCGTCGAAGGCGAGAAGCAGCTCATGGCAGCCGCTATGGTGGTAAAGGAGGCTGGAGCCTGTATTCTGCGAGGTGGTGCCTATAAACCACGTACCTCACCTTTTGCATTTCAAGGCCTGGAGGAGCTCGGTCTGGACTTGTTGCGACAAACCAAGGCGCAGTTCGGCATGCCCGTGGTCACCGAGGTGGTGGCACCTCATGACGTCGCCAGGGTATCGCAGTATGCCGACATACTCCAGGTCGGGGCCAGGAATATGCAGAACTATGCTCTGCTCACCGAGATTGGCAAGAGCAAATGTCCTGTTCTCCTGAAACGAGGCTTATCGGCTACTGTCACCGAGTGGCTCACCGCCGCCGACTATCTATTAGCTGGTGGAAATGACCAGGTTATACTGTGCGAGAGGGGCATCAGGACATTCGAGGACAGCACCCGTTTCTCTCTGGATATCGGCTCGATCCCGGTAATCAAGAAATCCAGCCACCTGCCCTTAATTGTTGACCCCAGCCATGCTGCCGGTCACTACTCTTTAGTGCCGGCACTGGCCAAAGCAGCCATAGCCGCTGGGGCTGACGGTCTGCTCATCGAAGCCCATCCCAATCCCAAGGAGGCCCTGGTGGACGGTCTTCAATCTCTTACACCGTCAGACTTCGCCCGGTTGATGAAGGAGCTTAAGTCCATTGCCGAAGCAGTGGGAAGGTATATTTAG
- the iorA gene encoding indolepyruvate ferredoxin oxidoreductase subunit alpha, translating into MKKLLSGNEAFALGAYHAGVMVAAAYPGTPSTEILESIARFDDIYAEWSTNEKVAMEVGLGAAYAGVRALVSMKQVGLNVASDPFMAASITGINGGLVVIVADDPGAFSTQNEQDTRHYAKLSKVPMLEPSDSQEAYDLMAVAFEISEKFDTPVLVRSSTRISHSKSVVVTNRSLVTSAKQASFKHDVEKYVMLPVHVRLRRPLIEERLVRLTAYAETFPRNHIFWGELKLGVVSSGVAYQYAREVFPNACFLKLGMTYPLPQNLLRQFAEGVERLIVVEELDPFLEENILAMGIKVAGKEFIPRIGELNTGIVEEAGHRAGLVAEPSRRKIALPQGLPGRPPVLCAGCPHAGIFFVLNTVGQRSKLLDARGKAEEEGKLIITGDIGCYTLATYPPLRAMDTTACMGAGIGQALGMEKAGVGSKVVAVIGDSTFLHSGITGLVDAVYNKAGVTIIILDNGTTAMTGHQDHPGTGISAKGKKTEAVELERLVRGVGVDDVKVVNAFDMKALRSAVRSSLDNTELSVIIVRGACSVRLRKRSGHRAVDMDKCDGCEVCLRIGCPAIQKLDEQVCIDATLCAGDACTICEQLCPKKAIGPLTAVGESK; encoded by the coding sequence ATGAAGAAACTACTCTCCGGAAACGAGGCCTTTGCCTTAGGGGCTTATCATGCTGGTGTCATGGTGGCAGCAGCCTATCCCGGGACGCCAAGCACTGAGATACTCGAATCAATAGCTCGCTTCGATGATATTTATGCCGAGTGGTCAACAAATGAGAAGGTGGCTATGGAGGTGGGTCTGGGAGCGGCCTATGCTGGTGTTCGAGCCCTGGTGTCTATGAAGCAGGTGGGGCTGAATGTGGCCAGCGACCCCTTTATGGCTGCCTCGATAACCGGCATTAATGGTGGGCTGGTGGTGATTGTGGCCGATGACCCGGGAGCATTTAGTACCCAGAACGAGCAGGACACACGCCATTATGCCAAACTGTCTAAGGTGCCCATGCTCGAGCCCAGCGACAGCCAGGAAGCCTATGACCTGATGGCGGTTGCCTTTGAGATCAGCGAGAAGTTTGATACGCCGGTGCTGGTGCGCTCCAGCACCCGCATTTCTCATTCTAAGTCGGTGGTAGTGACGAATCGGAGTCTGGTCACATCGGCGAAACAAGCAAGCTTCAAGCATGATGTAGAGAAGTACGTCATGCTGCCGGTCCATGTTCGACTCAGGCGTCCGTTGATAGAGGAACGCCTAGTCAGGCTAACGGCCTATGCCGAGACCTTTCCTCGCAATCATATATTTTGGGGCGAGCTTAAACTGGGTGTGGTGAGCAGTGGTGTTGCCTACCAGTACGCCAGAGAAGTTTTTCCAAACGCTTGCTTCCTTAAGCTCGGCATGACTTATCCTCTGCCGCAGAATTTGCTGCGCCAATTTGCCGAAGGTGTAGAAAGACTAATCGTTGTCGAAGAGCTCGACCCGTTTCTTGAGGAAAATATACTGGCCATGGGTATAAAAGTTGCCGGAAAGGAATTTATACCCAGAATAGGCGAGCTGAATACGGGCATTGTTGAGGAAGCGGGTCACCGTGCTGGATTGGTAGCAGAACCTTCGCGGAGGAAGATAGCTCTGCCTCAGGGGTTACCGGGACGCCCTCCCGTTCTGTGCGCTGGTTGTCCACATGCTGGCATATTCTTTGTTCTCAACACTGTAGGACAGCGGTCTAAGCTGCTGGATGCTAGAGGCAAGGCAGAAGAGGAAGGCAAATTGATTATCACCGGCGATATCGGTTGCTATACTCTGGCCACCTATCCCCCGCTCCGTGCTATGGATACTACCGCCTGCATGGGGGCTGGCATCGGTCAGGCTTTGGGAATGGAGAAGGCCGGCGTTGGCAGCAAGGTGGTAGCTGTTATCGGCGATTCCACGTTTCTACATTCCGGCATTACCGGCCTGGTGGACGCAGTGTACAACAAAGCGGGGGTGACGATTATAATCCTGGATAATGGTACTACTGCTATGACCGGCCATCAAGACCACCCAGGAACCGGCATTTCAGCGAAGGGTAAAAAGACTGAGGCGGTTGAACTGGAGAGACTGGTTAGGGGGGTTGGAGTTGACGACGTCAAAGTGGTAAATGCCTTTGATATGAAAGCTCTGAGGTCGGCGGTGAGAAGTTCTCTGGATAATACTGAGCTTTCTGTCATAATAGTCCGCGGGGCTTGCTCGGTACGGCTGCGGAAACGCTCCGGCCACAGAGCTGTTGATATGGATAAATGCGACGGTTGTGAGGTCTGCCTGAGAATCGGATGCCCGGCTATACAGAAGCTCGACGAACAGGTTTGCATAGATGCCACTCTGTGTGCTGGAGATGCCTGTACTATCTGTGAGCAGCTTTGCCCCAAGAAGGCGATAGGCCCGTTGACTGCTGTCGGAGAGTCGAAGTGA
- a CDS encoding PaaI family thioesterase produces MTKKDKENSQASAVDKGIACDSLAELKAKAGREPIASFLDMRLLELSQGYAKVSAKLKPEYLNFNNLVFGGIVMAVADQAFAYGTNSVITPNVASQFNIHFVASADVKDELIAECRVVRAGRRVCISEMTVTNQDGKLIAKATGTTIPLV; encoded by the coding sequence ATGACAAAGAAAGATAAAGAAAACAGTCAGGCGAGTGCTGTTGATAAAGGCATTGCCTGTGACAGCCTGGCGGAATTAAAGGCGAAAGCAGGCCGAGAGCCCATTGCCTCCTTCCTGGATATGAGATTGTTGGAGTTATCTCAGGGCTATGCCAAAGTGTCGGCTAAGTTGAAGCCTGAATACCTTAACTTCAATAATCTGGTCTTCGGCGGCATCGTCATGGCGGTAGCCGACCAGGCTTTTGCCTACGGTACCAACTCGGTAATTACCCCTAACGTGGCCTCGCAGTTCAACATACATTTTGTCGCCAGCGCCGATGTAAAAGATGAGCTTATCGCCGAATGTCGTGTAGTCAGAGCCGGCAGGCGGGTCTGCATCTCGGAGATGACAGTGACCAACCAGGACGGCAAGCTCATAGCCAAAGCCACGGGTACAACTATCCCCCTGGTCTAG